The genomic region CCTTCAGCTACAAGAAGAAGAGCGGGCGGCGCGAATATGTCCGCGTCTCGCTGCGACGGACGGCGGACGGTGCGTTGGAGGCGACCAAGTTTCCCCGCGAAGGAGCTGGCCTGCTGTCGTCGCTGATCGAGACCGATGGACTGGTCGAACTCGGCGAGTCCGTCGTGCGGGTTGAACCTGGCGATGCCGTCGGCTTTCTCGGCTACGCCGACCTGCTGTGAGAGCTGAAACGCGGTCGAGACCGCGCAGCGCGACGGGCGCGCGATAGCAAAATCAGATCGCCCAATAGGCAAACATAAACAACGGCCTACGCGGCAACCCGACGCTGCTAGAGGCGTTCTAAAACTGCTTGCCTCTGGCATACCAGAGAATAGAGTTCGTCGAAGCAGTGCAATTCGCGCAAAGCGTGGTCCCCAAGGCGAGGCTTCATGAGTCGAGACGACGTTCACAAGGTTCGTGCGTTCGAGCACCCCGGACAGGGCAGGAAGCGAGCGAAGGCCACGCCCAAGGGACGCCAGGTCGACCCCGTGGCCGCCCATGAGATCGAGGCGCTGCTCGCCGATCGTCCGAGGCGGCGCGACCTCCTGATCGAGTATCTGCATCTGATCCAGGACAAATACCATCAGATCTCGGCGGCGCATCTTGCCGCGCTCGCCGACGAAATGAAGCTGTCGTTCGCCGAAGTGTTCGAGACCGCCACCTTCTACGCGCATTTCGACATCGTGAAGGAAGGCGAGCCTGATATCGCGCCGCTCACCGTCCGTGTCTGCGATTCGCTGACCTGCGCGATGCTCGGCGGCGAACAGCTGTTGAAGGATCTGCAGAACCGCGCCGGCCCCGGCATCCGCGTCGTGCGCGCACCGTGCGTCGGCCGCTGCGACACCGCGCCCGCTGCCGAGGTCGGCCACAACTTCGTCGATCATGCGACCGTCACCAATGTGCTGGCGGCGGCGAACAACGGCGACACCCATGTGCACCTTCCGCCATATGTCGACTACGACGCCTATGTGGCGGGCGGCGGATACCAGTTGCTGGCGCGCCTGCGCTCGGGCGAGCTGCCGCGCGAAAACCTGCTGAAGGCGCTCGACGATGCGTCGCTGCGCGGCCTCGGCGGCGCCGGATTTCCGACCGGCCGCAAGTGGCGCGCGGTGCTCGGCGAACCCGGTCCGCGATTGATGGCGGTGAACGGCGACGAGGGCGAGCCCGGCACGTTCAAGGACCGCTATTATCTCGAGACCGATCCGCATCGCTTCCTCGAGGGCATGCTGATCGGCGCCCACGTGGTCGAGGCGCCCGAAGTCTACATCTATATCCGCGACGAGTACCCGGCCTGCCGCGACATCCTCGCGCGCGAGATCGCAAAGCTCCCGCCGGGTGGTCCGACGCTGCATCTGCGGCGCGGCGCCGGCGCCTATATCTGCGGCGAGGAATCCTCGCTGCTGGAATCGATCGAGGGCAAGCGCGGCCTGCCGCGGCACAAGCCGCCATATCCGTTCCAGGTCGGGTTGTTCGGCCTGCCGACGCTGATCAACAACATCGAGACATTGTGGTGGGTGCGCGATGTCGTCGAGAAGGGCGCCGACTGGTGGAAGAGCCACGGCCGCAACGAACGCCACGGCCTGCGCAGCTTCTCGGTGTCGGGACGCGTCAAGGATCCCGGAGTCAAGCTCGCGCCCGCCGGCATCACGCTGCGCGAGTTGATCGACGAGTTCTGTGGCGGCATGGCCGATGGCCATACCTTGCAGGCCTATCTGCCGGGCGGTGCATCCGGCGGCATCCTGCCGGCGTCGATGGACGACATCCCGCTCGATTTCGGCACGCTGGAAAAATATGGCTGCTTCATCGGCTCCGCCGCCGTGGTCGTGCTCTCGCAGGCCGATGACGTCAGGGACGCCGCGCTGAACCTGATGAAGTTCTTCGAGGACGAGAGCTGCGGGCAGTGCACGCCGTGCCGCGCCGGAACCGAGAAGGCGGCGCTGTTGATGCAGCAGCCGGTCTGGAACAAGGAACTGCTCGACCAATTGAGCCAGGCGATGCGCGATGCGTCGATCTGTGGCCTCGGTCAGGCGGCCTCCAATCCGCTGACCTCAGTGATCAAATATTTTCCGGACGGCTTTCGTCCGCAGCAAGCCGCCGAGTAGGCGAGGCCGAGCAGGGCGAATTTCGACGAGGATTTGAATGAGCAACAATCAGAACCTAGGCCTGACGATTCAGTTCGAGCTTGACGGCCAGCAGGTCGAGGCGCGGGCCGGCGAGACGATCTGGCAGGTCGCCAAGCGCCAGGGCACCGAGATCCCGCATCTGTGCTATTCGCCCGCGCCGGACTACAGGCCGGACGGCAACTGCCGCGCCTGCATGGTCGAGATCGAAGGCGAGCGCGTGCTGGCGGCGTCCTGCAAGCGGACGCCGACGGTCGGCATGAAGGTGAAGTCGGCCAGCCAGCGCGCCGTCGCGGCGCAGAAGATGGTGATGGAGCTGCTGGTGGCGGACCAGCCGGCGCGCGAGACCTCGCACGATCCGGACTCGAAATTCTGGCACTGGGCCGAGAAGACCGGCGTGACCGAAAGCCGCTTTCCCGCGACCGAGCGCTGGCACGCCGACACCAGCCATCCGGCGATGCGCGTCAATCTCGACGCCTGCATCCAGTGCGGCCTCTGCGTGCGGGCGTGCCGCGAGGTGCAGGTCAACGACGTGATCGGCATGGCCTACCGCAACCACGACGCCAAGATCGTGTTCGACTTCGACGATCCGATGGGCGAATCGACCTGCGTCGCCTGCGGCGAGTGTGTGCAGGCCTGTCCGACCGGCGCGCTGATGCCGGCGGTCATGCTCGACGACAAGCAGACCCGCGTCACCTATCCCGACAAGAAGGTGGATTCGCTCTGTCCGTATTGCGGCGTCGGCTGCCAGGTCACCTACCAGGTCAAGGACGAGAAGGTGATCTACGCGGAAGGCCGCGATGGTCCCGCCAATCACAACCGGCTCTGCGTCAAGGGCCGCTTCGGCTTCGACTACATCCATCACCCCAATCGCCTGACCAAGCCGCTGGTGCGGCTGCCCGGCGTCAAGAAGGACGCCAACGACCAGGTCGATCCGGCCAATCCCTACACCCATTTCCGCGAAGCATCCTGGGAAGAAGCGCTCGACCTTGCCGCTGCGGGCTTGCGCAAGATCCGCGACGAGAAGGGCGCCAAGGCGCTGGCCGGCTTCGGCTCGGCCAAGGGCTCGAACGAGGAAGCCTATCTGTTCCAGAAGCTGGTGCGCACCGGCTTCGGCTCCAACAATGTCGATCACTGCACGAGGTTGTGTCACGCCTCGTCGGTGGCGGCGCTGTTCGAGGGACTGAGCTCCGGCGCGGTGTCGGCGCCGTTCGCGGCCGCGGCCGACGCCGAGGTGATCTGGGTGATCGGCGCCAATCCGACCGTGAACCATCCGGTCGCCGCCACCTACATCAAGAACGCCGCCAAGCGCGGCGCCAAGCTCTATGTGATGGACCCGCGCCGGCAGACGCTGTCGCGCCATGCCACCAAGCACCTGCAATTCAAACCGGGCAGCGACGTCGCGATGCTGAATGCGATGATCCACACGATCATCACCGAAGGCCTTACCGACGAGCAGTACATCGCCGGCTATACCGAGGGCTATGACGAGCTGAAGGCGAAGATCCAGGAGTTCACGCCGGAGCGCATGTCCCAGATCTGCGGCATTCCGGCGGAGACGCTGCGCGAGGTCGCGCGCGCCTATGCCCGCGCCAAATCGTCGATCATCTTCTGGGGCATGGGCATCAGCCAGCATGTTCACGGCACCGACAACGCGCGCTGCCTGATCGCGCTGGCCCTGATCACCGGCCAGGTCGGCCGCCCCGGCACCGGGCTGCATCCGCTGCGCGGGCAGAACAACGTGCAGGGCGCCTCCGACGCCGGCCTGATCCCGATGTTCCTGCCGGACTACCAGCCGGTTGGCCGCGACGACATGCGCGGCGCCTTCGAGAAGCTGTGGGGGCAGGAGCTCGATCCGGTGCGCGGGCTGACCGTCGTCGAGATCATGAACGCGATCCACGCTGGCGAGATCCACGGCATGTATGTCGAGGGCGAGAATCCGGCGATGTCCGATCCCGACCTGCAGCACGCGCGCGAAGCGCTGGCCAAGCTCGATCATCTCGTCGTGCAGGATCTGTTCGTCACCGAGACCGCGTTCCACGCCGACGTCATCCTGCCGGCTTCGGCGTTCGCCGAAAAGTCCGGCTCCTTCACCAACACCGACCGCCGCGTGCAGCTGGCGCGCGAGGTGATCAAGCCGCCGGGCGATGCGCGGCAGGACCTCTGGATCATCCAGGAGATCGGCAAGCGGATGGGACTGCCCTGGAACTATGCGGGGCCGGGCGAGGTCTTCACCGAGATGGCCGAGCTGATGCCGTCGCTGAAGAACATCAGCTGGGAGCGGCTGGTGCGCGAGGGCGCGGTGACCTATCCGGTCGACGATCCCGACAAGCCGGGCAACGAGATCATTTTCACGACCGGCTTCCCGACCGAGAGCGGCCGCGGCAAGATCGTGCCGGCCAAGGTGATCCCGCCGGACGAGCTGCCCGACGACGAGTACCCGATGGTGCTGTCGACCGGCCGCGTGCTCGAACATTGGCACACCGGCTCGATGACGCGCCGCGCCCAGGTGCTCGACCAGATCGAGCCCGAAGCGGTCGCGTTCATGACCCCGAAGGATATGCGCAAGAAGGGACTCGCGCCCGGCGACTTCATCCGTCTCGAGACGCGCCGCGGCGCGGTCGAGGTCAAGGTGCGCGCCGACCGCGACGTGCCTGAGAACATGGTCTTCATGCCGTTCTGCTACGCGGAGGCGGCGGCAAACCTGTTGACCAACCCGGCGCTCGATCCGTTCGGCAAGATTCCGGAGTTCAAGTTCTGCGCGGTCCGTGCCGAGAAGATCGATATCCGGACCGCGGCGGAGTAGCGGTCCCGGAACGAAGCGTGGAGGGCGAGCCGGCCGACCCGGCTACTCGCTCGCCCGACACGGCACCGCAAGCACCGTCGATCGACATCCGCCGAGAGCATGACAGCGGGCGTCGCCGCGGCGTGGACCCATCTCGCCCTTTGCCCCAAAGCGGACGTGTTTGAGAGTCCGGAAGTTGCCATTTCGACGAAAACTCGCGTATGCATGACGTGCAGGATCGTAGTGTGAGACATTCAAATGGCAATGGAACTGAGGGGCGCGAGAGGCGAGGGATTTGCGACGATTGCCGCTGACGGTCGCGTGCTGGATTCCTGGTTTCTGCAGCTGCGCCTGGTTGCGGAGGCCGACAAGGCGGCATCGGTGCGGCTGGCGAGCGACGAGGTCACCAGATCGTTGGGAGAGTCGGCGGACGGATACGCGCGACACGACGACATTCGCAATGTCGACATCGTTCCAATCCGTACAGAAATTGGCTCCCTTGCATCTGCGCCGACTGACGTGCACGACGCGTATCTTCGACTCCATCTGCTGAGCCACCGTCTCGTCCAGCCGAATTGCCTGAACCTTGACGGAATTTTCAGTTTGTTACCGAACGTTGCTTGGACCACACTCGGTCCTTGTGAATGCTCTCGTGTACCGGACGCGCGAATGGAAGCACGAAAGCGTGGCCTCGCGTTTGAGGTGACAGGCGTGGATAAGTTTCCGCGCATGACCGATTATGTGACGCCTGCGGAGGTGCGAATTGCAGATGCGGATCGCGTAAGGCTCGGGGCCTACCTGGCTCCGGGCACAACCGTCATGCATGAAGGCTTTTGCAATTTCAACGCGGGTACGCTCGGTCCCTGCATGGTCGAAGGCCGGATCAGCGCCGGTGTGGTTGTGGGAAGCGGCAGCGACGTTGGTGGCGGAGCGTCGATCATGGGCACTCTGTCCGGAGGAGGCAAAGAGAGGATTACAGTCGGTGAGCGCTGCCTGATCGGAGCCAACGCCGGTATCGGCATTTCATTGGGTGACGATTGTATCGTCGAAGCGGGCTGTTATGTCACGGCAGGCGCGCGCATCCTTTTGGAAGATGGCCGAGTCCTGAAAGCCAAGGAACTCTCCGGCCAGAAGGGCCTGCTTTTTCGTCGGAATTCCCAGAGCGGCGCTCTTGAGGCAACCAGACGTACGCCAAATTGGGACGGCCTCAACGCGCAACTTCACAGCTAGTGTCCCGAATCCGAAGTTCGCATCATTTGCCGCACCTTCGGAGCGAACTTCGGATTCGATAAGGACGCTAGCAAACTTATGATTCTAGTGTGCTTTATGAATGCGAAGTTCGTGAAAGTGGCTGCCGCGAAATCGCACGAACTTCGCATTCAGCACACTAGTCCCCGTCCGTCAGGGGACGATCACCACTCGGAATGCGATCTGTTTGGCGCGATCGCCGTTCACCACCAGTATGGCCACCGCCACGCCTCATAGAGGCGCCACGACGACACCAGGGGCGGGGCGTATGGATCGACCCGGTCGTCTTCAGGGCGATATTGATATCGTGGAACAATATAATAATCCCACGGAGTTGGCCTTATCACGGGCGTCGGGATAATGACCCTCCTTGGTTCATGAACGACTTGTGCCTTCCGCGCCCGGGCCTCAGCACCAGACGTCCCGAGGTTGCACAGCACGAGGGCCGCTCCGAGAGCGCACGCGACGGTCATTTTCTTCATGCATCGGCCTCCTTGCCTGAGAGTGCAAAAGGACTCAAAGCAAGGCAAGCTAATTCGCGCTCGACCGGCTTGAATGACCGCTTGTGGCCGGTAGCCGACCTTTGCTCAGAAGGGCCAAGCGGAAGCCGGAGCCCGCACCCATGATCGATATGAGTACGTGCCCCGGTTCGGCTCTAACTCGACAGGGTCTCAGTAGTCCCAGAACACCGGCACCCAACGGAAGGCGTCACCCTCGACCGCGACATGTCCGACGGACGGGAACGGCATATGCGTGGCAACCAGCAGCTCGCGGTTCGCCGCCAGTTCCCGCAACAGACTGATCCGGGCGCGGGCCGCCTCTTCGGGGTCGTGCTCGAAGCCGTTGTGCCATTCGGGGTGCGCGAAGCCGACCGCGAACACGAGGTCACCGGCGAATGTCAGCCGGTCGCCGCCGGACGCCAGGCGAACCACGCTGTGACCGGGGGTATGGCCACCGCTGCGGCGGACGACCACTCCGGGCGCCACCTCGTGCTCTTCGTCGAACAGCCGCAACCGGCTCTGGTACTCTTTCCTGAACCGCTTGGCGGTCGCACGAAGCGCGTCCGGGAATCCCGGCGGCATCGAGACGCGGGAGAAATCGGGCGCCTCCCAGAACTTGACCTCGGCAGCCGCCACATGGATCCGCAGGTCCGGACGCAGCCGCTCCTTCACGCCCTCGACGAGTAGCCCGCCCACGTGGTCCATGTGCATGTGGGTCAGCACCACGTCGGTCACGGACCCAAGATCGATGCCGGCCGCCTCCAGTCGCTTGACGGTCTGTCCGGCCTTCGGCAGGTGCAGGTCCGGGTCCGACCCCAGCCCGGCGTCGACGAGGATGGTTTTCCCGCCGCTTCGCACCACGACCACGTTCAGGGCCCAGTCGAACGCGTCCGGCGGCAGGAACATGTCGTCCAGCCAGGCTGCGCGGACGGCCGGCTCGGCATTGTGCGCCAGCATCTTGGTTGGCAGCGGCAGCACCCCGTCGCTGACGACCAGCACGTCGATCTCGCCGATCTTCAGCGCGTAGCGCGATGGCACCAACTCGTTTGGCCCCGCCTGACCGGCGTGCGAGGCGTTGTCGCGGTTCATGCTTGTCTCCTGAGTATTGCGGATCATCTGGTTCATCGTTGAAAACTCCTGCGTTCGATCCTGATGTTCGATCCCGCCGGGCGGCGCCTTGTTTCCGCCCGTGGATTGGACATGGTGATGATCTAGCGGATCAGGTGTGGCGCTGCCCCAGAGCGGTTGCCGTCGCTGTAGAGCGATTGCTGCCAACGCATGAGCGCCGCCGCATACGAGCGCTGGGGACGAAACGGGAGGCACAGGCCATCGCCATGCCCCCAGCCACATGCGACACTTCGGATTGGCGAAGCCGGTTCAACCCAGGACTAATATTTCCTCGTCGAGACCCCGGAATACGAACGTTCGGAGCAATTCATGGCCAAGCATCGGATCTATACAACGAGCTTCGCAAGCGTTTACCCGCTCTATGTCGCGAAAGCGGAGAAGAAGGGACGCACCAAAGCGGAGGTTGATCAGGTGATCTCCTGGTTGACCGGCTACGGTTCGAAGGAGCTCGAAGCTCAGTTGGAAAAACAAACCGACTTCGAAACGTTCTTCGCAAAGGCGCCTGAAATGAATCCTTCGCGGGCCCTGATCAAGGGCGTGGTGTGCGGTGTCAGGG from Bradyrhizobium elkanii USDA 76 harbors:
- a CDS encoding DUF2200 domain-containing protein, whose translation is MAKHRIYTTSFASVYPLYVAKAEKKGRTKAEVDQVISWLTGYGSKELEAQLEKQTDFETFFAKAPEMNPSRALIKGVVCGVRVEEIKEPTMREIRYLDKLIDELARGKAMDKILRKE
- a CDS encoding MBL fold metallo-hydrolase, with amino-acid sequence MNQMIRNTQETSMNRDNASHAGQAGPNELVPSRYALKIGEIDVLVVSDGVLPLPTKMLAHNAEPAVRAAWLDDMFLPPDAFDWALNVVVVRSGGKTILVDAGLGSDPDLHLPKAGQTVKRLEAAGIDLGSVTDVVLTHMHMDHVGGLLVEGVKERLRPDLRIHVAAAEVKFWEAPDFSRVSMPPGFPDALRATAKRFRKEYQSRLRLFDEEHEVAPGVVVRRSGGHTPGHSVVRLASGGDRLTFAGDLVFAVGFAHPEWHNGFEHDPEEAARARISLLRELAANRELLVATHMPFPSVGHVAVEGDAFRWVPVFWDY
- the fdhF gene encoding formate dehydrogenase subunit alpha, with protein sequence MSNNQNLGLTIQFELDGQQVEARAGETIWQVAKRQGTEIPHLCYSPAPDYRPDGNCRACMVEIEGERVLAASCKRTPTVGMKVKSASQRAVAAQKMVMELLVADQPARETSHDPDSKFWHWAEKTGVTESRFPATERWHADTSHPAMRVNLDACIQCGLCVRACREVQVNDVIGMAYRNHDAKIVFDFDDPMGESTCVACGECVQACPTGALMPAVMLDDKQTRVTYPDKKVDSLCPYCGVGCQVTYQVKDEKVIYAEGRDGPANHNRLCVKGRFGFDYIHHPNRLTKPLVRLPGVKKDANDQVDPANPYTHFREASWEEALDLAAAGLRKIRDEKGAKALAGFGSAKGSNEEAYLFQKLVRTGFGSNNVDHCTRLCHASSVAALFEGLSSGAVSAPFAAAADAEVIWVIGANPTVNHPVAATYIKNAAKRGAKLYVMDPRRQTLSRHATKHLQFKPGSDVAMLNAMIHTIITEGLTDEQYIAGYTEGYDELKAKIQEFTPERMSQICGIPAETLREVARAYARAKSSIIFWGMGISQHVHGTDNARCLIALALITGQVGRPGTGLHPLRGQNNVQGASDAGLIPMFLPDYQPVGRDDMRGAFEKLWGQELDPVRGLTVVEIMNAIHAGEIHGMYVEGENPAMSDPDLQHAREALAKLDHLVVQDLFVTETAFHADVILPASAFAEKSGSFTNTDRRVQLAREVIKPPGDARQDLWIIQEIGKRMGLPWNYAGPGEVFTEMAELMPSLKNISWERLVREGAVTYPVDDPDKPGNEIIFTTGFPTESGRGKIVPAKVIPPDELPDDEYPMVLSTGRVLEHWHTGSMTRRAQVLDQIEPEAVAFMTPKDMRKKGLAPGDFIRLETRRGAVEVKVRADRDVPENMVFMPFCYAEAAANLLTNPALDPFGKIPEFKFCAVRAEKIDIRTAAE
- the dapD gene encoding 2,3,4,5-tetrahydropyridine-2,6-dicarboxylate N-succinyltransferase, coding for MAMELRGARGEGFATIAADGRVLDSWFLQLRLVAEADKAASVRLASDEVTRSLGESADGYARHDDIRNVDIVPIRTEIGSLASAPTDVHDAYLRLHLLSHRLVQPNCLNLDGIFSLLPNVAWTTLGPCECSRVPDARMEARKRGLAFEVTGVDKFPRMTDYVTPAEVRIADADRVRLGAYLAPGTTVMHEGFCNFNAGTLGPCMVEGRISAGVVVGSGSDVGGGASIMGTLSGGGKERITVGERCLIGANAGIGISLGDDCIVEAGCYVTAGARILLEDGRVLKAKELSGQKGLLFRRNSQSGALEATRRTPNWDGLNAQLHS
- a CDS encoding NAD(P)H-dependent oxidoreductase subunit E, whose amino-acid sequence is MSRDDVHKVRAFEHPGQGRKRAKATPKGRQVDPVAAHEIEALLADRPRRRDLLIEYLHLIQDKYHQISAAHLAALADEMKLSFAEVFETATFYAHFDIVKEGEPDIAPLTVRVCDSLTCAMLGGEQLLKDLQNRAGPGIRVVRAPCVGRCDTAPAAEVGHNFVDHATVTNVLAAANNGDTHVHLPPYVDYDAYVAGGGYQLLARLRSGELPRENLLKALDDASLRGLGGAGFPTGRKWRAVLGEPGPRLMAVNGDEGEPGTFKDRYYLETDPHRFLEGMLIGAHVVEAPEVYIYIRDEYPACRDILAREIAKLPPGGPTLHLRRGAGAYICGEESSLLESIEGKRGLPRHKPPYPFQVGLFGLPTLINNIETLWWVRDVVEKGADWWKSHGRNERHGLRSFSVSGRVKDPGVKLAPAGITLRELIDEFCGGMADGHTLQAYLPGGASGGILPASMDDIPLDFGTLEKYGCFIGSAAVVVLSQADDVRDAALNLMKFFEDESCGQCTPCRAGTEKAALLMQQPVWNKELLDQLSQAMRDASICGLGQAASNPLTSVIKYFPDGFRPQQAAE